From a region of the Candidatus Manganitrophaceae bacterium genome:
- a CDS encoding diguanylate cyclase, which yields MDTENNSKLIQILIVIAGVILSGMSGWSLYKSEEKAIISEFRKDVNERAASLHREVAINFETLNSLAILFNGDTIPDFKQFSLEAKKILSRHKDIQALEWIPRVLHSERAVYESKQRQTFTTFGFTEQKEQGHMVSAEEREEYFPVYFVEPLVGNEEVFGFDLSSNPPRVKALEISRDTATPQATASITLVQRNDNKKGFMAFVPIYEGIPSTMDMRREHLKGFVSGVYQIGAIFASSALSDVPLGIELKLVDETLPSGNDILYTYQSRAGISADESITYRRELPEIWGRKWSLIGSPTLRYIADRRDMLPQTIFVSGIIFTLFIALYIHIISKRSVTIQKIVLEKTKALSETNKKLKVLSRIDGLTGVANRRHMDEYLDIEWRRAARSKSSISFILMDIDYFKLYNDNYGHLEGDEVVKRVAGKLKTMVNRPGDLLARYGGEEFALVLTETEDAELVANSCRKAIEELRVPHEFSKAADVITISVGFCTIIPQKGTDPSWVINSADKALYKAKKAGRNRVDKFRVNYPSSISKIPRRE from the coding sequence ATGGACACTGAAAATAATTCAAAACTTATACAGATATTAATTGTAATCGCTGGTGTCATCTTATCCGGTATGAGTGGTTGGTCTCTTTATAAATCGGAAGAGAAGGCAATAATTAGCGAATTCCGTAAAGATGTCAATGAGCGGGCAGCCTCATTACATCGTGAGGTGGCAATCAATTTTGAAACCTTAAACTCGTTGGCAATATTATTCAACGGAGACACTATACCTGATTTTAAACAATTCAGCCTTGAGGCCAAAAAGATTCTGAGTCGTCATAAAGATATCCAGGCACTTGAATGGATACCGCGTGTCCTTCATTCGGAAAGGGCTGTATATGAGTCTAAACAACGGCAAACATTCACCACATTTGGATTTACGGAACAAAAAGAACAGGGACACATGGTGAGTGCAGAAGAAAGAGAAGAGTATTTCCCTGTGTATTTTGTTGAACCACTGGTGGGAAATGAGGAGGTCTTTGGTTTTGACCTTTCATCCAACCCTCCCCGGGTGAAGGCACTCGAAATATCGAGAGATACCGCAACACCTCAGGCGACCGCCAGTATTACTCTTGTTCAGAGGAACGACAACAAAAAAGGATTTATGGCATTCGTTCCTATTTATGAAGGAATTCCATCAACAATGGATATGCGCAGGGAACACCTGAAAGGATTTGTTTCGGGTGTCTATCAAATCGGAGCTATCTTTGCCAGTTCCGCCTTAAGCGATGTGCCACTAGGAATTGAACTGAAGCTTGTTGACGAGACTTTACCCTCCGGAAATGACATTCTTTATACGTATCAATCACGTGCTGGCATTTCAGCCGATGAAAGTATTACATACAGGAGAGAACTTCCTGAAATCTGGGGGAGAAAATGGAGTCTGATTGGATCGCCTACATTACGATATATTGCTGACAGGAGGGACATGCTACCCCAGACAATATTTGTTTCTGGTATCATCTTCACTTTATTCATAGCTTTATATATCCACATAATTTCAAAACGTTCGGTCACTATCCAGAAAATAGTTCTAGAAAAAACGAAGGCGTTAAGTGAGACGAACAAGAAGCTGAAAGTGCTTTCTCGTATTGATGGTCTAACGGGCGTCGCTAATAGAAGGCATATGGATGAATATCTTGATATAGAATGGCGCCGAGCAGCCCGAAGTAAATCATCGATATCCTTTATCTTAATGGATATCGATTACTTTAAATTATACAACGATAACTACGGTCACCTTGAAGGGGACGAAGTCGTGAAAAGGGTTGCAGGAAAACTCAAAACCATGGTAAATCGTCCTGGTGATCTGCTCGCTCGATACGGGGGTGAGGAGTTTGCTCTTGTGCTTACTGAAACAGAAGATGCAGAACTTGTGGCAAATAGTTGTCGAAAGGCCATTGAGGAATTACGGGTCCCGCATGAATTTTCTAAGGCCGCAGATGTAATAACAATAAGTGTTGGTTTCTGTACGATTATTCCTCAAAAAGGAACTGACCCGAGTTGGGTTATTAATTCTGCCGATAAAGCCCTCTATAAAGCCAAGAAGGCTGGTAGAAATAGAGTCGATAAATTTCGAGTCAATTATCCTTCATCAATATCAAAAATACCTCGGAGGGAATAA